In Halobacteriovorax marinus SJ, the following proteins share a genomic window:
- a CDS encoding glycosyltransferase family protein gives MFEKLINSDSKELFKKLLIFSIGFHILAVIFSEGFHRPDEHLGMLRYVFVKLGQYPIDELSWEYPVKIRNWVQPGLYYFLLKPFYTLGLTNPFILTFILRLVTSAFSFYTLYRFSIFSKSFLKSTQSQNFANILFYGLWFFPFIHARTTAENFGMNVFAIALMLLVEKSHIQNVREAKATLLNKKSSIPVLQSIVGGFLLGMSVNFRIPLAPMPFFLILWLYLFGDIKLKSILLILSGTLISILFTIGFDTWGYGEITYSTWNYLYQEFTRNVSSGFGTSPWYYYISKTFSKGVPPFSIAIILAFLTLWLKYPKNILTWITLPVFALHSAIGHKELRYIFPLTIFIPIVCAFIFEKYSHYLNAKWLKKVFSLCIVVNLIFLFISSLKPAYTPIDIYKFLYKKSDRINTLYTYKNHQRDVLKIYLKNNIKFITLNSDEETEKAILSEKETWFLVEKISDFNFFEMKSCVQEFSTYPNWFTNMFKKVLKRSKAWTIYRCLNE, from the coding sequence ATGTTTGAAAAATTAATAAATAGTGACTCCAAAGAATTATTTAAAAAGTTATTGATCTTCAGTATTGGTTTTCACATCCTAGCGGTTATATTTTCAGAAGGATTCCACCGCCCAGACGAACACCTAGGAATGTTAAGGTATGTTTTCGTTAAGCTTGGTCAATACCCTATAGATGAGCTTTCCTGGGAATACCCTGTAAAAATTAGAAATTGGGTTCAGCCTGGACTGTACTATTTTCTACTAAAGCCCTTTTATACACTTGGATTAACAAACCCATTTATTTTAACTTTTATACTTAGATTAGTGACCTCTGCATTTTCTTTCTATACATTGTACCGCTTCTCTATATTCTCCAAGAGTTTCTTAAAATCTACTCAATCGCAAAATTTTGCGAATATATTATTCTATGGTCTCTGGTTCTTCCCATTTATACACGCGAGAACAACAGCTGAGAACTTCGGCATGAATGTTTTTGCAATCGCCCTAATGCTATTAGTTGAAAAGTCACATATTCAAAATGTCAGAGAAGCTAAAGCAACTCTTCTTAATAAGAAAAGTTCCATTCCTGTTTTGCAGTCCATTGTAGGAGGCTTCCTACTTGGGATGTCTGTAAACTTCAGAATTCCTCTCGCCCCAATGCCTTTCTTTCTAATTCTATGGCTATATCTTTTTGGCGACATTAAGCTGAAGTCTATTCTCCTGATACTGAGTGGGACACTGATATCCATTCTATTTACTATCGGCTTTGATACTTGGGGCTATGGAGAAATCACTTATAGTACCTGGAATTATCTTTACCAAGAGTTCACTAGAAATGTTTCAAGTGGGTTTGGAACTTCTCCATGGTATTATTACATCAGTAAGACTTTTTCAAAAGGTGTGCCTCCATTTAGTATTGCAATTATCCTAGCTTTTCTTACTCTCTGGTTAAAGTACCCTAAGAATATTCTAACTTGGATTACTCTCCCTGTTTTTGCTCTACACTCAGCAATAGGGCACAAAGAACTGAGATACATATTTCCTCTCACTATTTTTATTCCTATAGTATGTGCTTTTATTTTTGAGAAATATTCCCACTATTTAAATGCGAAGTGGCTCAAGAAGGTCTTTTCTCTTTGTATCGTTGTAAACCTGATTTTCTTATTTATATCATCTCTAAAACCAGCTTATACCCCAATAGACATATATAAGTTCTTATATAAGAAAAGTGACAGAATCAATACGTTGTATACATATAAAAATCACCAAAGAGATGTTCTAAAAATTTATCTGAAGAATAATATTAAGTTCATAACTCTTAACTCTGACGAAGAAACTGAAAAAGCGATTCTGTCAGAAAAAGAAACTTGGTTTCTTGTTGAGAAAATCTCCGATTTTAATTTCTTTGAAATGAAAAGTTGTGTTCAAGAGTTTAGCACTTACCCCAATTGGTTCACTAATATGTTTAAAAAAGTACTAAAGAGATCTAAAGCTTGGACTATATATAGGTGCCTAAATGAATAA
- a CDS encoding glycosyltransferase family protein, whose product MQPFLYYPVIKSLQFIGIENRFVWITILRLISSLVGFYSIILLSLYTLKISNKEWQKKWIIILLNLLWFIPFIHARTSSEAVGGSLFTIGFCLLLYKIIDNSYQKTDLKVHHSLIIGLIMGLSFQMRYHIGFMILFCFLWALIFHKLTIRSLFVLSLGVVFAILLGIGVDYWGYGKWTLAPYWYYHQNIVLKLANKWGVSPWWGYFKSTFEKGVFPISLPLIIAGLIFWMRKWKHELTWLTLSFFFVHSYVAHKELRFLFPILIYFPVMLILLLDEFKFKQSKLSKFSLKLVFTVNLILLGQAILRPVQTSIPFYKWAYNNPFKEVYVVGDLKPYGVAALDMHFYNFHYPTEKFISEHELENNIRDLLINNEEILVFASRGKNYFKLINNSLCEIQYMSIPQWTLSINIGSWISRSELWSIFRCKN is encoded by the coding sequence ATTCAGCCTTTTCTCTACTACCCAGTTATTAAATCACTGCAATTTATAGGTATTGAAAATAGATTTGTTTGGATAACTATACTAAGACTTATATCCTCGCTAGTAGGCTTTTATTCCATAATTCTCCTCTCTCTCTACACCTTAAAGATCTCCAATAAAGAATGGCAAAAGAAGTGGATAATTATTCTACTAAATCTGCTCTGGTTTATACCATTCATACATGCCAGAACATCGAGTGAAGCAGTCGGAGGCTCATTATTTACTATAGGCTTTTGTCTTTTGCTTTATAAAATAATTGATAATAGTTATCAAAAGACAGACCTCAAAGTGCACCACTCCCTAATAATCGGACTGATTATGGGACTCTCTTTTCAAATGAGATATCATATTGGCTTTATGATTCTATTCTGCTTTTTATGGGCCCTAATATTTCATAAACTAACAATTAGATCATTATTCGTATTATCACTTGGAGTAGTCTTTGCCATACTTCTTGGGATAGGTGTTGACTATTGGGGGTATGGGAAGTGGACCCTAGCGCCCTATTGGTACTACCATCAAAATATAGTTCTTAAACTTGCAAATAAATGGGGAGTAAGTCCATGGTGGGGATACTTTAAAAGTACATTTGAAAAAGGTGTATTTCCTATATCATTACCTCTTATTATTGCAGGGTTAATATTTTGGATGAGAAAGTGGAAGCATGAACTAACTTGGCTAACTCTCTCTTTTTTCTTTGTACACAGCTACGTGGCCCATAAGGAGCTGAGGTTTCTATTCCCTATTCTAATCTACTTCCCAGTTATGCTTATACTTCTATTAGATGAGTTCAAATTTAAACAATCTAAACTATCTAAATTTTCTTTAAAATTAGTATTTACAGTAAACCTTATACTGCTGGGGCAAGCTATCTTAAGACCAGTTCAGACTTCAATACCATTCTACAAATGGGCATATAACAACCCTTTCAAAGAGGTTTACGTTGTTGGAGATTTGAAGCCTTATGGAGTTGCTGCACTGGATATGCATTTTTATAATTTTCACTACCCTACTGAAAAGTTTATTTCAGAACACGAACTAGAAAATAATATTAGAGATCTATTAATAAATAACGAAGAAATTCTAGTCTTCGCTAGTCGTGGAAAAAACTACTTTAAGCTTATAAATAACTCTTTATGTGAAATACAATATATGAGTATACCTCAGTGGACCCTCAGTATTAATATTGGAAGTTGGATTTCACGTTCTGAATTATGGTCAATTTTCAGGTGCAAGAACTAA
- a CDS encoding glycosyltransferase: MKIVFEHKGILPVKKYGGIERILFWHMKELAKRGHEVILFGHPESDVERFGITLLPGVKQAQDLDDLIPDDADIVHLTYNYIPKTKVPTIVNMQCNGKIGEKFPRNSVFVSKKHAENHGAEVFIHNALDFSEYPYNSKSSKSLESFLFLAKGSWSVKNLKHCIKACKKAKKNLHIAGGRSLLPSKYIHSHGMVGGEEKLAVMKKCDAFLFPVRWHEPFGIAIIEAMAMGMPVLGSPYGSLPEIIQPIAGKICHNYEQLLSEISKKDSSYEPDKIREYVEEHFSIEKLTDEYLKLYEKVISGNCLHKEEPTWQLPQDSEDLLEY; encoded by the coding sequence ATGAAAATTGTTTTTGAACACAAAGGGATACTACCTGTAAAAAAATATGGTGGTATTGAGCGCATACTCTTTTGGCATATGAAAGAACTCGCTAAAAGAGGTCATGAAGTCATTCTTTTTGGGCACCCAGAGTCAGATGTTGAGAGATTTGGTATAACTCTCCTTCCTGGTGTAAAGCAGGCTCAAGACCTAGATGACCTCATTCCTGATGATGCAGATATTGTTCACCTTACTTACAACTATATTCCAAAAACCAAAGTTCCCACTATTGTGAATATGCAGTGCAACGGAAAAATTGGGGAAAAGTTTCCAAGAAATTCAGTTTTTGTATCTAAGAAACATGCTGAGAACCATGGAGCTGAGGTCTTTATACATAATGCGCTGGATTTCTCAGAGTACCCTTATAATTCAAAAAGCTCTAAATCACTCGAGAGCTTTTTATTTCTCGCCAAAGGCTCTTGGAGTGTCAAAAATCTAAAACACTGCATTAAGGCCTGTAAAAAAGCCAAAAAGAATCTGCATATTGCAGGTGGACGAAGCCTTCTTCCTTCAAAATATATTCACTCTCATGGAATGGTTGGTGGTGAAGAAAAACTCGCAGTTATGAAGAAGTGTGATGCTTTCTTATTTCCTGTGAGATGGCACGAGCCTTTTGGAATTGCAATTATCGAGGCTATGGCAATGGGGATGCCTGTACTTGGAAGTCCCTACGGATCACTTCCAGAGATAATTCAACCAATCGCAGGAAAAATTTGTCATAATTACGAGCAGCTTCTAAGTGAAATCTCCAAAAAAGATAGCTCATATGAACCAGACAAGATTAGAGAATATGTTGAAGAACACTTTAGCATAGAGAAACTCACTGACGAGTACCTTAAACTTTATGAAAAAGTCATTTCAGGAAATTGCCTGCACAAAGAAGAGCCAACTTGGCAATTGCCTCAAGACTCAGAAGACTTATTGGAATACTAA
- a CDS encoding dolichyl-phosphate beta-glucosyltransferase, with protein sequence MSICLVIPCYNEERRLDIHEFSKFAASNVGYHILFVNDGSVDGTPFLLEKLTAQYENMSFLNLEKNGGKAEAVRQGFLHALTLNDFSYIGFWDADLATPLSELNQFSTPLRENKYDIVMGSRVLRLGGHIERKWYRHLLGRLFATVASVSLKLPVYDTQCGAKFFKASIVKDLFLSNFISYWIFDVELLFRYCQKNENASERIYEIPLNHWVDVAGSKLSPLDFFKAPMELFKIYKKYKG encoded by the coding sequence ATGTCCATATGCCTAGTCATTCCTTGCTATAACGAGGAGCGACGACTTGATATTCATGAATTTAGTAAATTTGCAGCCTCAAATGTCGGTTACCATATTTTATTCGTTAATGATGGTTCAGTGGATGGGACACCTTTTTTACTCGAGAAGCTAACAGCTCAATATGAGAATATGAGTTTTTTAAACCTTGAGAAAAATGGAGGAAAAGCAGAAGCGGTGAGACAAGGCTTCTTGCATGCTTTAACTTTAAACGATTTTTCATATATTGGTTTTTGGGATGCTGACTTGGCCACCCCATTAAGTGAGTTGAATCAATTCAGTACTCCCTTGAGGGAAAATAAATATGATATTGTTATGGGCTCAAGAGTCCTCAGGCTCGGAGGTCATATTGAGCGGAAGTGGTATAGACATTTATTAGGTCGGTTATTCGCAACCGTTGCAAGTGTATCTTTAAAGCTTCCCGTGTATGATACTCAGTGTGGTGCAAAGTTCTTCAAGGCATCAATCGTGAAAGATTTATTTCTGTCGAACTTCATTTCTTATTGGATTTTCGATGTAGAGCTCCTGTTTAGATACTGTCAAAAGAATGAAAATGCTTCAGAGAGAATTTATGAAATACCTCTAAATCATTGGGTAGATGTGGCTGGATCAAAGTTATCTCCTTTGGATTTCTTTAAGGCACCGATGGAGCTTTTTAAAATTTATAAAAAATATAAAGGTTAG
- a CDS encoding class I SAM-dependent methyltransferase: MDIKEINELDIQSERKHWWIRTRFQYIEKLFNFFNRGNLNVAEYGCGSGQNLWYLKTQSPSIGKVKSAVGIDPNLPAEFKGDWCDENFRLSSNLNECSEEKADVLLAMDVLEHVDNDEEVLKQWVSTMKPDGSILITVPAFQSLWSYHDEFLEHRKRYTRKELLEVAKKAGLEPVYLKYAFGYLFPVVFIVRKFSKGSKDQQDLKLPNPVINLIMILLGKIEKILGGNPFFGTSVIGIFKFEKSK, encoded by the coding sequence ATGGATATTAAAGAAATTAATGAATTAGACATTCAGAGTGAGAGAAAGCATTGGTGGATAAGAACGAGATTTCAATATATAGAGAAATTATTCAACTTCTTTAATAGAGGAAATTTAAATGTCGCAGAATATGGCTGCGGTAGTGGACAGAATCTTTGGTATCTAAAAACACAGAGTCCAAGTATTGGTAAGGTGAAAAGTGCAGTTGGTATTGATCCAAATCTCCCTGCTGAATTTAAGGGTGACTGGTGTGATGAAAATTTTAGACTCTCTAGCAATTTAAATGAATGTAGTGAAGAAAAAGCCGATGTACTCCTTGCTATGGATGTTCTAGAGCACGTTGATAATGACGAAGAAGTTTTAAAGCAGTGGGTAAGTACGATGAAACCTGATGGTTCTATTCTTATTACTGTTCCTGCTTTTCAATCTCTCTGGTCGTATCACGATGAATTTTTAGAGCATAGAAAAAGGTATACTAGAAAAGAGTTATTAGAGGTCGCCAAAAAGGCAGGTTTAGAACCTGTTTATTTAAAATATGCATTTGGATATCTTTTCCCAGTTGTTTTTATTGTTAGAAAATTTTCTAAGGGGTCAAAGGATCAGCAAGATCTTAAGCTCCCAAACCCAGTGATTAATTTAATTATGATCCTTCTTGGGAAAATTGAAAAAATCCTTGGGGGAAACCCGTTTTTTGGGACATCAGTCATAGGGATATTTAAGTTTGAAAAATCTAAATAA
- a CDS encoding glycosyltransferase family protein gives MKNLNNYKSILYISLLFHVLAAVFSTGFQHFDEHFQIYEFLNFKLGNIPSSNLPWEFREQIRPWFQVFIYFLIYKPLSIFGVESPFVFAFIFRLFTSLFGLFALTRVWPLIKIWIKGERYQLLTWAMLNLTWFVPYIQVRTNSESFGISFFLWGMSVFLLAAVERKNLVYAGLFSGLLFGFSYLSRSQMAFMVAFLWFWGMFINKSGAKLLISSAITILVAIGLGVLFDYWGYGNLTFSTWHYFRTNFLEGIMSSVKQYPWWWYFRLALNRGIHPVSLPLIIVTVWGWWKLRKHPLTWATLPLFIFHCYVGHKELRYIFPIIILTPIFCGLFISTYRDKIEELYKKKWLRGIWKFCVYVNFLFLIIATFRAANPSVDFYKFVWKSEIKTLNVHGENPFTMLGLPLEFYKKKDLVINEVKSFPAEGEHYLFFNKGRFVKEMEKHTRCELIYLTYPKWVLKFNIGNWISRSRVWSIYKCL, from the coding sequence TTGAAAAATCTAAATAATTATAAAAGTATTCTTTATATTTCACTTCTTTTTCATGTTCTGGCCGCAGTTTTTAGTACGGGGTTCCAGCATTTTGATGAGCACTTTCAAATTTATGAATTTTTAAACTTTAAGCTAGGTAATATTCCAAGCTCAAACTTACCTTGGGAGTTTAGAGAGCAAATTAGACCTTGGTTTCAAGTTTTCATTTATTTCTTGATTTATAAACCTCTCTCTATATTTGGTGTCGAGTCTCCCTTTGTATTTGCCTTTATTTTTCGGCTTTTCACTTCTCTCTTTGGCCTATTTGCTCTTACAAGAGTTTGGCCACTCATTAAGATTTGGATAAAAGGAGAGAGGTACCAATTATTAACATGGGCCATGTTGAACCTGACTTGGTTTGTTCCTTATATACAAGTTAGAACCAACTCTGAGAGTTTTGGAATAAGTTTCTTTTTGTGGGGAATGTCTGTATTTCTTTTAGCTGCTGTAGAGAGGAAAAACTTAGTTTATGCGGGATTATTCTCTGGTTTACTTTTTGGCTTTAGTTATCTTTCAAGGTCTCAGATGGCTTTTATGGTGGCCTTCCTTTGGTTCTGGGGGATGTTTATAAATAAGTCCGGAGCAAAGCTGCTTATTAGTAGTGCTATTACTATTTTAGTTGCAATAGGTCTTGGAGTTCTTTTTGATTACTGGGGATATGGAAATTTGACTTTTTCTACTTGGCACTACTTTAGGACTAACTTTTTAGAAGGAATTATGAGTAGTGTTAAACAGTATCCATGGTGGTGGTACTTTAGACTTGCTCTCAATAGAGGAATTCATCCAGTTAGTTTGCCACTTATTATTGTGACGGTTTGGGGCTGGTGGAAGCTTAGAAAGCATCCTCTTACTTGGGCAACACTCCCTCTCTTTATTTTTCATTGCTATGTTGGTCATAAGGAGTTGCGCTATATTTTTCCAATTATTATCTTAACTCCAATATTCTGCGGCCTTTTTATTTCAACTTATAGAGATAAAATTGAAGAACTATATAAGAAGAAATGGCTTAGAGGTATTTGGAAATTTTGTGTCTATGTAAACTTTCTATTTTTAATTATTGCTACTTTTAGGGCTGCAAACCCATCTGTCGATTTCTATAAATTTGTTTGGAAGAGTGAAATTAAGACACTCAACGTTCATGGTGAGAATCCATTTACAATGCTAGGTCTCCCTCTTGAGTTTTATAAGAAAAAAGATCTAGTCATTAATGAAGTCAAATCTTTTCCTGCAGAGGGGGAGCATTACCTCTTTTTTAATAAGGGAAGGTTTGTGAAAGAAATGGAGAAGCACACTAGGTGTGAGCTCATTTATTTAACTTATCCAAAGTGGGTTTTAAAATTTAATATTGGGAATTGGATATCTCGGTCTAGGGTTTGGTCAATTTATAAATGCTTATGA
- a CDS encoding glycosyltransferase family 2 protein has protein sequence MIKLSAVIITFNEEHNIERCLKSLEGIVDEIVVVDSFSTDKTQEICQKHNVRWIQNKFIGHIEQKNFALKAAKYDHVLSLDADEALDKQLKIEILKVKEDFKADGYYFNRLTNYVDKWVYHSGWYPDSKLRLFNKNKGTWSGTNPHDIIKMQDGSTIKRINGDLLHYSYDSISDHVNQTNKFTTIAAKAAFKEGKRSSNFKIVSRPILKFIKDYFLKRGFLDGRYGFIICCINSLSALLKYSKLKDLQDGRSID, from the coding sequence ATGATCAAACTATCCGCAGTAATCATTACATTTAATGAAGAACATAATATTGAACGATGCCTTAAGTCACTTGAGGGAATCGTTGATGAGATTGTTGTGGTGGACTCATTTTCTACAGATAAAACGCAGGAAATCTGCCAGAAACATAACGTTAGATGGATTCAAAATAAATTTATTGGTCATATTGAACAGAAGAATTTTGCCCTTAAAGCTGCCAAATATGACCATGTTTTGTCACTTGATGCGGATGAGGCCTTAGACAAGCAACTTAAAATTGAAATTCTTAAAGTAAAAGAAGATTTCAAGGCAGATGGCTACTACTTTAATAGACTTACCAACTATGTAGACAAATGGGTATATCACTCAGGATGGTACCCTGACTCGAAGCTAAGACTCTTTAATAAAAATAAAGGTACTTGGAGTGGTACAAACCCACATGACATTATCAAAATGCAGGATGGATCAACTATTAAAAGAATAAATGGGGACCTTCTTCACTATAGCTACGACTCAATCAGTGATCATGTTAACCAAACGAATAAGTTTACAACGATCGCGGCAAAGGCTGCATTTAAAGAAGGTAAGCGTTCAAGTAACTTTAAAATCGTATCAAGACCAATTCTTAAATTTATAAAAGATTACTTTCTAAAAAGAGGTTTTCTAGATGGAAGGTATGGATTCATTATTTGCTGTATAAACTCTCTTTCTGCTCTTTTAAAATATTCCAAGCTCAAGGATTTACAGGACGGTAGGTCGATTGATTAA
- a CDS encoding glycosyltransferase family 9 protein, which produces MTYRTILVVKNRAMGDSIMGLSTLQYIRKLYPEAKIIYAIPSWITPLYKNVEIECDEVINCDLKVAKDWAALLGRLRKIKPDVIFEMQLSGRTFKFFNIYSKLFGIPYYFHDHHSKKSPNSLKDRGILDQGVIKAVIQRDLDGAYSCLGADDQVPNYLSYVPKISFEKAPKNRLVLGVVATRATKMWPLEYYVELAKICRRNYPNLSIKIPLSKSLGDIEIKERLEELNFNDYGEIVHVPLSQLPRFVGNSKLYVGNDTGLKHLAISTGVKSYTLFGPEPPNEWHPYDKITHPYFYKDPLECRTRDAHYCGLSNCSSMICLNEFMPTQIFDEIKKDLDD; this is translated from the coding sequence ATGACATATCGAACAATTCTCGTTGTGAAAAATAGGGCCATGGGAGATTCCATCATGGGCCTATCGACGCTTCAATATATTCGAAAGCTTTATCCTGAGGCAAAAATTATTTATGCGATACCTTCGTGGATAACCCCGCTTTATAAAAACGTTGAAATTGAGTGTGATGAAGTCATTAATTGCGACCTTAAGGTAGCAAAGGATTGGGCAGCTCTTCTTGGGCGACTAAGAAAAATTAAGCCTGATGTTATCTTTGAAATGCAGTTGTCCGGTAGGACTTTTAAATTCTTCAATATATATTCCAAACTCTTTGGTATTCCTTATTATTTTCACGATCATCATTCAAAAAAATCTCCCAATTCATTAAAGGACAGGGGGATCTTAGATCAAGGTGTGATTAAAGCAGTCATTCAACGAGATTTAGATGGAGCTTATTCTTGTTTAGGTGCTGATGATCAAGTGCCTAATTACTTAAGCTACGTACCTAAAATCTCTTTTGAAAAGGCACCAAAGAATCGTCTAGTTTTAGGCGTTGTTGCAACAAGGGCCACTAAGATGTGGCCATTAGAGTACTATGTTGAATTAGCAAAAATTTGCAGAAGAAATTATCCTAATCTAAGTATCAAAATTCCATTATCTAAATCACTTGGTGATATTGAAATTAAAGAAAGATTAGAAGAATTAAACTTTAACGACTACGGTGAGATCGTTCACGTACCGCTGTCTCAGTTACCACGCTTTGTCGGCAACTCTAAGCTTTATGTTGGAAATGATACTGGACTTAAACATCTGGCCATTTCTACAGGTGTTAAGTCGTATACTCTCTTTGGGCCAGAACCTCCAAATGAGTGGCATCCATATGATAAAATAACTCATCCCTACTTTTATAAAGATCCTCTTGAATGTAGAACTAGAGACGCTCACTACTGTGGACTTTCTAATTGCTCGAGTATGATTTGTCTTAATGAGTTTATGCCAACACAGATTTTTGATGAAATTAAAAAGGACCTAGATGACTAA
- a CDS encoding phosphoglycerate dehydrogenase — MKVAVASRSFSKNAFLKSELEKKYQDIKYNHKGLKLAGDELVDFLYDANAVIIGLEILDKDILNKLPNLKTISKYGVGLDNIDLQEVKRRNINLGWSAGVNKRSVSELTLSFALLSLRNTFKANSLAMTNQWMQLPGKQLSDKTFGILGLGNIGQDLARLLSPFNCTILANDIDDRSSFAREHNIELVSKERLFKESDIVSLHIPYNESTSHLVDESLLSLMNQESVLINTSRGGIVNEEHLEKALKEKLISAAAFDVLSEEPPVDNPLLSLDNFFITPHIGGSSIEAIRAMGLAAIEGLSRKENS, encoded by the coding sequence ATGAAAGTCGCTGTCGCATCCAGATCTTTTTCAAAGAATGCTTTTTTAAAATCTGAACTCGAAAAAAAGTACCAAGATATTAAGTATAATCATAAAGGGTTAAAGTTAGCTGGAGATGAACTTGTCGACTTTCTTTACGATGCCAATGCTGTCATTATTGGCCTTGAGATCTTAGACAAGGACATTTTAAATAAGCTTCCTAATTTAAAAACCATTTCAAAGTATGGCGTTGGCCTAGATAATATTGATCTTCAAGAAGTTAAAAGAAGAAATATAAATCTAGGCTGGAGTGCTGGCGTTAATAAGAGGTCCGTATCTGAACTTACACTCTCTTTTGCATTACTTTCTCTTAGGAATACTTTCAAGGCAAACTCCCTTGCTATGACTAATCAGTGGATGCAATTACCAGGCAAACAGCTTAGTGATAAGACGTTTGGAATACTTGGCCTTGGCAATATTGGACAAGACTTGGCCAGGCTTCTGTCTCCCTTTAATTGTACTATTTTGGCCAATGATATTGATGATAGGTCATCCTTCGCTAGAGAGCACAATATTGAATTAGTATCCAAGGAGAGACTCTTCAAGGAATCAGATATTGTAAGCCTTCACATTCCATACAATGAAAGTACATCACATCTTGTAGATGAATCCCTTTTATCTTTAATGAACCAAGAGTCAGTGCTTATTAATACCTCTAGAGGAGGAATTGTGAATGAAGAGCATCTAGAAAAAGCTCTTAAAGAAAAGCTCATTTCTGCTGCGGCCTTCGATGTTCTTTCAGAGGAACCACCAGTTGATAATCCACTTCTGTCTCTAGATAATTTTTTTATAACTCCACATATTGGAGGATCTTCAATTGAAGCGATCAGAGCAATGGGACTAGCGGCGATTGAAGGGCTTTCTAGAAAAGAGAACTCTTAA
- a CDS encoding D-sedoheptulose-7-phosphate isomerase, producing the protein MYSENQDPAAYCKSYINYLTDLLQSLDFEAIASFIDKILKTRDHGSKILFIGNGGSAATASHFANDISIGTREYERPFKAMSLSDNIAILTAISNDDGYEEVFKKQLQVHLDKGDIVVAISASGNSENLVRAIQYAKEKGNKTIGLLGFDGGKLKELCDQFILIPTAQGEYGPVEDIHMILDHMIGSYLFQYIQTKK; encoded by the coding sequence ATATATTCAGAGAATCAAGACCCTGCGGCTTACTGTAAGTCATATATCAATTATCTTACTGACCTTCTTCAGAGTCTGGACTTTGAAGCCATTGCAAGCTTTATAGATAAGATTCTTAAAACACGTGACCATGGAAGTAAAATTCTCTTCATTGGAAATGGTGGTTCAGCCGCAACAGCCTCTCACTTTGCAAACGATATTAGTATTGGGACGCGAGAATATGAAAGGCCATTTAAGGCCATGAGCCTAAGTGACAATATTGCGATTCTCACGGCCATTTCAAATGATGATGGATATGAAGAAGTATTTAAGAAACAACTTCAAGTTCACCTAGATAAGGGCGATATTGTTGTTGCTATCTCTGCATCTGGAAATTCAGAAAACCTTGTAAGGGCTATTCAGTACGCAAAAGAAAAGGGCAATAAAACGATTGGTCTTCTCGGTTTTGATGGTGGCAAACTTAAAGAGCTTTGTGATCAATTTATTCTTATCCCTACGGCCCAAGGAGAATATGGACCTGTTGAGGATATTCATATGATTCTTGATCACATGATAGGGAGCTATCTCTTTCAATATATTCAAACTAAGAAATAG